One genomic segment of Arachis duranensis cultivar V14167 chromosome 4, aradu.V14167.gnm2.J7QH, whole genome shotgun sequence includes these proteins:
- the LOC107485442 gene encoding LOW QUALITY PROTEIN: brefeldin A-inhibited guanine nucleotide-exchange protein 2-like (The sequence of the model RefSeq protein was modified relative to this genomic sequence to represent the inferred CDS: inserted 1 base in 1 codon; added 300 bases not found in genome assembly) translates to MASSEADSRLVQVIIPALEKIIKNASWRKHAKLAHECKSVIETLTSPQSQQQQSNPQSPGSEDGAADPEASVPGPLNGGGAIEYSLAESESILRPLINAANSGVLKIAEPAVDALQKLIAHGYLRGEADPAGGCPEAKLLANLIESVCKCHDLGDDAVELLVLKSLLSAVTSISLRIHGDCLLLIVRTCYDIYLGSKNVVNQTTAKASLIQMLVIVFRRMEADSSTVPVQPIVVAELMAPVEKSDADNSITQSVQGFITKVMQDIDGVLNPATPSSRVSALGGHDGAFETTTTATVETTNPADLLDSSDKDMLDAKYWEISMYKTALEGRKGELVDGEVVERDDDMEIQIGNKLRRDAFLVFRALCKLSMKTPPKEASADPQLMKGKIVALELLKILLENAGAVFRTSDRFLDAIKQYLCLSLLKNSASNLMIVFQLSCSIFISLVARFRAGLKAEIGVFFPMIVLRVLENVAQPNFQQKMIVLRFLEKLCDDSQILVDIFINYDCDVNSSNIFERMVNGLLKTAQGIPPGVTTTVLPPQEETLKLEALKCLVAVLKSMGDWMNKQLRIPEPLSSKKVEAVDNGHEAGGHPMVNGNGEESAEGSETHSEISNDASDVSTIEQRRAYKLELQEGISLFNRKPKKGIEFLINANKVGNSPEDIAAFLKDASGLNKTLIGDYLGERDEMSLKVMHAYVDSFDFQGMQFDEAIRVLLQGFRLPGEAQKIDRIMEKFAERYCKCNPKVFSSADTAYVLAYSVIMLNTDAHNPMVKNKMSADDFIKNNRGIDDGKDVPEEYLRSLYERISKNEIKMKDVDLETQQRQAVNPNRLLGLDSILNIVIRKRGEDSTMGTSDDLIRRMQEQFKEKARKTESVYYAATDVVILRFMIEACWAPMLAAFSVPLDQSDDEVVISLCLEGFRYAIHVTSVMSMKTHRDAFVTSLAKFTSLHSPADIKQKNVDAIKVIVTIADEDGNYLQEAWEHILTCVSRFEHLHLLGEGAPPDATFFAFPQNDSEKAKQAKSTILPVLKKKGPGRMQYAASTVMRGSYDSSGIGSNASGAVTSEQVNSLVSNLNMLEQVGSSEMNRIFTRSQKLNSEAIIDFVKALCKVSMEELRSPTDPRVFSLTKIVEIAHYNMNRIRLVWSSIWHVLSDFFVTIGCSGNLSIAIFAMDSLRQLSMKFLEREELANYNFQNEFMKPFVIVMRRSSAVEIRELIIRCVSQMVLSRVNNVKSGWKSMFMVFTTAAYDDHRNIVLLAFEIIEKIIRDYFPYITETETTTFTDCVNCLIAFTNSRFNKEISLNAIAFLRVCATKLAEGDLGFSSRNKDKETSGKILSPSPRTGKEGKLENGDLTDKEDHLYFWFPLLAGLSELSFDPRPEIRQSALQVLFETLRNHGHLFSLPXPIFDYVRHAIDPAGSSSQINELEIDGELDQDAWLYETCTLALQLVVDLFVNFYSTVNPLLRKVLILLVSFIKRPHQSLAGIGIAAFVRLMSNAGELFSDEKWLEVVLSLKEAANATLPNFSFLDSGDSVIINDQRASTAEEDNDPADESSSPNNLESFRTRRLHAYLSDAKCRAAVQLLLIQAVMEIYNMYRPQLSANSILVLFDALHDVASHAHKINSNIILRSKLQEFGSMTQMQDPPLLRLENESYQICLTFLQNLLVDRPNEAAEVETHLVRLCQEVLEFYIEVAGSGQVSESSRGAQQHWLIPLGSGKRRELATRAPLIVAAIQAICNLGDVCFEKNLAQFFPLFSSLISCEHGSTEVQVALSDMLSLSVGPVLLRSC, encoded by the exons AACTCCGGCGTCCTGAAGATAGCTGAGCCCGCCGTTGATGCTCTTCAGAAGCTCATCGCCCATGGTTACCTCCGCGGCGAGGCTGACCCCGCCGGTGGCTGCCCTGAGGCGAAGCTTCTCGCGAATCTTATCGAATCCGTCTGCAAGTGCCACGATCTCGGCGATGATGCCGTCGAATTGCTGGTTCTGAAGTCTCTTTTATCTGCAGTAACCTCAATTTCACTGAGAATCCACGGTGATTGCTTGCTTTTGATTGTGAGAACTTGTTATGATATATACCTTGGTAGCAAGAATGTGGTGAATCAAACAACGGCGAAGGCTTCGTTGATTCAGATGCTTGTGATTGTTTTTAGGAGAATGGAGGCGGATTCCTCCACAGTTCCGGTTCAGCCGATTGTTGTGGCTGAACTGATGGCGCCCGTGGAGAAATCTGATGCAGATAACTCGATTACACAGTCTGTGCAGGGTTTTATAACGAAGGTTATGCAGGACATTGATGGGGTTTTGAACCCTGCTACGCCGAGTAGCAGGGTTTCCGCATTGGGAGGCCACGATGGTGCATTTGAGACCACTACCACTGCCACTGTGGAGACCACGAATCCGGCGGATTTGTTGGATTCCAGTGACAAGGACATGCTGGATGCGAAGTATTGGGAGATCAGTATGTACAAGACTGCATTGGAAGGGAGGAAAGGAGAGCTTGTGGATGGCGAGGTGGTGGAGAGGGATGATGATATGGAGATCCAGATTGGGAATAAGCTGAGGAGGGATGCATTTTTGGTGTTCAGGGCACTTTGTAAGTTATCTATGAAGACACCCCCTAAGGAGGCGTCCGCAGATCCGCAGCTGATGAAGGGGAAGATTGTGGCCCTAGAGCTGTTGAAGATCTTGCTGGAGAATGCTGGAGCTGTCTTCAGGACTAGCGACAG GTTTTTGGATGCCATTAAGCAGTACTTATGCTTATCATTGTTGAAGAACAGTGCATCAAATCTTATGATTGTTTTTCAACTATCATGCTCCATATTCATCAGTCTGGTTGCTAGATTTAGAGCTGGATTGAAGGCAGAAATTGGTGTTTTTTTCCCTATGATTGTCCTCAGAGTTCTAGAAAATGTTGCTCAACCTAATTTTCAGCAAAAAATGATAGTCCTCCGTTTTCTGGAGAAGCTTTGTGATGATTCACAGATATTGGTGGACATTTTTATCAACTATGACTGCGATGTCAATTCGTCAAACATATTTGAGAG GATGGTCAATGGACTTCTTAAAACTGCCCAAGGAATCCCTCCTGGTGTAACCACCACGGTTTTGCCACCTCAAGAGGAAACATTAAAGCTTGAAGCATTGAAATGCTTGGTTGCTGTATTAAAATCTATGGGAGATTGGATGAACAAACAGTTGCGCATTCCAGAACCTCTTTCATCAAAGAAAGTGGAAGCAGTTGATAATGGGCATGAGGCTGGAGGTCATCCTATGGTAAATGGGAATGGAGAAGAGTCAGCTGAAGGATCAGAAACTCATTCTGAGATCTCCAATGATGCATCTGATGTTTCCACCATTGAGCAACGCCGGGCATATAAATTGGAACTCCAG GAAGGTATATCATTGTTTAATAGGAAGCCTAAGAAAGGAATTGAATTCCTCATCAATGCCAACAAAGTGGGTAACTCTCCGGAAGATATAGCTGCTTTTCTTAAAGATGCTTCTGGGTTGAACAAGACTCTGATTGGTGATTATCTGGGAGAAAGGGATGAAATGTCCTTGAAAGTAATGCATGCCTATGTGGATTCTTTTGACtttcaagggatgcaatttgaTGAGGCAATCAGGGTTCTCCTTCAGGGATTTAGACTGCCTGGTGAGGCCCAAAAAATTGATCGAATCATGGAGAAGTTTGCTGAACGTTATTGCAAATGTAATCCAAAAGTTTTTTCCAGTGCTGATACAGCTTATGTCCTTGCTTATTCTGTGATCATGCTCAATACTGATGCTCACAATCCAATGGTGAAGAACAAG ATGTCTGCTGATGATTTCATTAAAAACAATCGTGGAATAGATGATGGAAAAGATGTGCCAGAGGAATACTTGAGGTCCTTGTACGAGAGAATATCTAAAAATGAGATCAAAATGAAAGATGTTGATTTGGAAACCCAACAAAGACAAGCTGTGAATCCTAATAGACTGTTGGGTTTGGATAGTATTTTGAACATTGTGATCCGTAAGCGTGGGGAAGACAGTACTATGGGGACTAGTGATGATTTAATCCGACGTATGCAAGaacaattcaaagaaaaagctcGCAAGACAGA GTCAGTCTATTATGCTGCCACGGATGTCGTAATTCTTAGATTCATGATTGAAGCCTGCTGGGCTCCGATGTTAGCTGCCTTCAGTGTTCCTCTTGATCAAAGTGATGACGAAGTTGTAATATCTCTCTGTCTTGAAGGCTTCCGCTATGCTATTCATGTTACTTCTGTAATGTCCATGAAGACTCATAGAGATGCTTTTGTAACCTCATTGGCAAAGTTTACTTCCCTGCATTCTCCTGCTGATATTAAGCAGAAAAATGTAGACGCGATCAAG GTCATAGTTACTATTGCTGACGAGGATGGGAATTACTTACAAGAAGCATGGGAGCATATTTTGACCTGTGTTTCCCGATTTGAGCATCTACATCTTCTTGGAGAGGGCGCTCCTCCAGATGCGACATTCTTTGCTTTTCCTCAGAATGATTCTGAAAAAGCAAAGCAAGCAAAATCAACTATTCTTCCTGTCTTGAAGAAGAAGGGGCCTGGGAGAATGCAGTATGCAGCTTCCACGGTAATGAGGGGTTCATATGATAGTTCTGGAATTGGCAGTAATGCTTCTGGAGCTGTCACGTCGGAACAGGTGAACAGTCTAGTTTCTAATTTGAATATGTTGGAACAAGTTGGAAGCTCGGAAATGAACCGCATATTTACTCGGAGTCAGAAGTTGAACAGTGAGGCCATAATAGATTTTGTTAAGGCTCTATGCAAGGTCTCCATGGAGGAATTGAGATCTCCCACTGATCCACGGGTGTTCAGTCTTACAAAAATAGTTGAGATTGC GCATTATAATATGAACCGCATCAGGCTTGTGTGGTCAAGTATTTGGCATGTTCTCTCAGATTTCTTTGTAACCATTGGCTGTTCCGGAAACCTTTCAATTGCAATTTTTGCAATGGATTCCTTGCGTCAGTTGTCAATGAAATTTCTAGAGCGGGAAGAGTTGGCTAATTATAATTTTCAGAATGAATTTATGAAGCCTTTTGTCATTGTTATGCGACGGAGTAGTGCTGTTGAAATTAGAGAACTTATCATCAGATGCGTCTCTCAAATGGTTCTATCTCGTGTGAACAATGTCAAATCAGGATGGAAGAGCATGTTCATG GTATTCACAACAGCGGCATATGATGACCACAGAAATATTGTACTCTTGGCTTTTGAAATTATTGAGAAGATTATTCGTGATTACTTCCCCTACATTACCGAGACAGAAACCACCACCTTTACAGATTGTGTGAATTGTCTGATTGCATTCACCAATAGTAGATTTAACAAAGAGATTAGCTTAAATGCCATTGCTTTTCTTCGAGTCTGTGCAACTAAACTAGCAGAAGGAGACCTTGGTTTTTCATCAAGGAATAAGGACAAGGAAACTTCTGGAAAGATTTTGTCACCATCACCTCGAACAGGAAAAGAGGGAAAACTTGAAAATGGAGATTTAACAGACAAGGAAGATCATCTCTATTTCTGGTTTCCTTTATTGGCCG GTTTGTCTGAGCTTAGCTTTGATCCAAGGCCTGAGATTAGGCAGAGTGCCTTGCAAGTCCTATTTGAAACCTTACGCAATCATGGCCACCTCTTTTCATTAC TCCCAATATTTGATTATGTACGTCATGCTATTGATCCTGCAGGAAGTAGCTCACAGATCAATGAATTGGAGATTGACGGTGAGCTTGATCAAGATGCATGGCTTTATGAAACATGCACACTAGCCCTCCAATTGGTGGTAGATCTTTTTGTCAACTTCTACAGCACTGTCAATCCTCTTTTAAGGAAGGTGCTGATACTCCTTGTTAGCTTTATAAAGCGCCCACATCAAAGCCTTGCTGGCATTGGTATTGCTGCATTTGTTCGTTTGATGAGTAATGCTGGAGAGCTATTTTCAGATGAGAAGTGGTTAGAAGTGGTTTTGTCACTAAAAGAGGCTGCAAATGCAACACTACCTAACTTTTCATTCCTTGACAGTGGAGACTCCGTGATTATAAATGATCAGCGTGCTTCAACAGCTGAAGAAGATAATGATCCTGCTGATGAGTCTAGCTCACCCAATAATTTAGAAAGCTTTAGAACTCGTCGTCTTCATGCATATTTATCTGATGCAAAATGCCGAGCTGCTGTTCAGCTTTTATTGATTCAG GCGGTGATGGAGATATACAACATGTACCGTCCTCAACTTTCAGCAAACTCAATTCTTGTCCTGTTTGATGCTTTGCATGATGTGGCATCACATGCACACAAGATTAACAGCAATATTATTTTGCGCTCAAAGTTGCAAGAGTTTGGTTCAATGACCCAAATGCAAGACCCTCCGCTGTTACGCCTTGAGAATGAGTCCTACCAAATATGCCTCACATTTTTACAGAACCTTCTTGTTGACAGGCCTAATGAGGCCGCTGAGGTGGAGACTCATTTGGTCCGGCTTTGTCAGGAGGTCTTGGAGTTCTACATTGAAGTTGCAGGTTCTGGACAAGTATCTGAATCTTCTCGTGGTGCACAACAACATTGGTTAATTCCTTTAGGCTCCGGTAAGCGAAGAGAACTAGCTACACGCGCACCTCTCATTGTGGCTGCTATCCAGGCTATTTGTAATTTGGGAGATGTGTGCTTTGAGAAGAATCTGGCTcagttttttccccttttctcaAGCTTGATAAGTTGCGAACATGGGTCAACTGAGGTCCAGGTAGCACTCAGCGACATGCTTAGTTTATCAGTTGGCCCTGTTTTGCTACGGTCATGTTGA
- the LOC107485439 gene encoding probable calcium-binding protein CML23, with translation MFVARQGYQILELTSMFEPFKTFFTFLERKTKFLGLNQPKSMDMIGCCYTRKPNNNGFSSSSSSKVSLPSSFVDMGISNQLKHVFKLIDTNGDGKISTTELSEFLSSCIGYKKSIAAKETESMFSVLDSNGDGFVDLDEFMVVMNENDKKDNNNNNDDDDEENDYLMDAFLVFDTDKNGLISAKELNRVLMSLGFDQCSEKECKNMIKGVDKNGDGFVDFEEFKSMMKSRHAN, from the exons ATGTTTGTTGCACGTCAAGGTTATCAAATTCTAGAATTAACAT CCATGTTTGAACCTTTTAAAACTTTCTTCACTTTTCTTGAAAGAAAGACCAAATTCCTTGGCCTCAATCAGCCAAAGAGCATGGATATGATTGGTTGCTGCTACACCAGAAAACCAAACAACAATGggttctcatcatcatcatcatccaagGTATCATTACCCTCTTCTTTTGTTGATATGGGAATCTCTAACCAATTGAAGCATGTTTTCAAGCTCATTGACACCAATGGTGATGGCAAGATATCAACCACCGAACTCAGTGAGTTTCTCTCATCATGCATTGGATACAAGAAATCCATAGCTGCAAAAGAAACTGAGAGCATGTTTAGTGTGTTGGATTCAAATGGAGATGGGTTCGTTGACTTGGATGAATTCATGGTTGTTATGAATGAAAATGACAAaaaggataataataataataatgatgatgatgatgaagaaaatgATTATTTAATGGATGCTTTTCTTGTGTTTGACACTGATAAGAATGGTTTAATCTCAGCTAAGGAGCTAAATAGGGTTTTGATGAGTTTAGGGTTTGATCAGTGCAGTGAGAAAGAGTGCAAGAACATGATCAAAGGGGTTGATAAGAATGGAGATGGGTTTGTAGACTTTGAAGAATTCAAGTCCATGATGAAATCAAGACATGCCAACTAA
- the LOC107485441 gene encoding kinesin-like protein KIN-UB: MASSNIHRNGTQRGIISNKFDRPLKPRHRPPSPGSTFRRNSSAPRNADAVPGRVRVAVRLRPRNAEEMIADADFADCVELQPELKRLKLRRNNWDSDTYEFDEVLTEYASQKRVYEVVAKPVVESVLDGYNGTVMAYGQTGTGKTFTLGSLGEGDTSDRGIMVRSMEDIFAELSPDTDSITVSYLQLYMETLQDLLNPVNDNIPIVDDPRTGDVSLPGATLVEIRDQQSLLELLRVGEANRIAANTKLNTESSRSHAILMVHIKRSVMDNEDIESSENGGDTPNFITKPSKPLVRKSKLVVVDLAGSERVHKSGSEGHMLEEAKSINLSLSSLGKCINALAENSAHVPFRDSKLTRMLRDSFGGTARTSLIVTIGPSPRHRGETSSTILFGQRAMKVENMLKIKEEFDYKSLSRKLEVQLDKLIAENERQQKAFDDEVEKINLEAQCRIAEVERNFADALEKERLKCQMEYMELVKELEQKLVLNQERHDCNRFVADRGEGPASSSADVSELKMLLEKENKQRKAAEEELERLKGQLGKHTRSEGGEDLEVIKLRNFLEDEANQKKKLEEEIIILRSQLLQLNFEADQMRRCLESGSSGSSFPSIDPSMTHVRHSQLKDTGNGPKSSVTTLFEQVGLQKILSLLESDDANMRIHAVKVVANLAAEEANQKRIVESGGLTSLLMLLRRYEDETVRRVAAGAIANLAMNEANQELIMAEGGITLLSMTASDAEDPQTLRMVAGAIANLCGNDKILMKLRSQGGIKALLGIVRCGHPDVLSQVARGIANFAKCESRSSNQGIKSGRSFLIEDGALPWIVQNANNEAAPIRRHIELALCHLAQHEVNAKDMISGGALWELVRISRDCSREDIRSLARRTLSSIPTFKSELRRLRIEC, from the exons ATGGCTTCCAGCAACATTCATCGAAACGGCACCCAGAGAGGAATCATTAGCAACAAGTTCGATCGCCCTCTCAAGCCCCGCCACCGCCCTCCCTCTCCGGGATCCACTTTCCGCCGTAACTCCTCCGCGCCCCGCAACGCCGACGCCG TGCCTGGAAGAGTTCGAGTGGCAGTGAGATTGAGACCTCGAAATGCTGAAGAAATGATAGCAGATGCTGATTTTGCTGACTGTGTCGAACTGCAACCAGAG CTTAAGAGGTTGAAACTTCGTAGAAACAACTGGGATTCTGACACATACGAATTTGATGAGGTGCTTACTGAATATGCATCACAGAAACGtgtctatgaagttgtggctaaGCCAGTTGTTGAG AGTGTTCTTGATGGCTACAATGGCACTGTAATGGCTTATGGTCAAACCGGAACGGGGAAAACATTTACTCTTGGAAGTTTGGGGGAAGGAGACACCTCTGATCGTGGTATAATGGTTCGTTCGATGGAGGATATTTTTGCCGAATTGTCTCCAGATACAGATTCCATCACTGTCTCATATCTGCAG CTTTACATGGAGACTCTCCAGGACCTGCTTAATCCAGTAAATGATAATATTCCTATAGTGGATGATCCTAGAACTGGTGACGTATCTTTGCCTGGAGCAACACTTGTAGAAATCAGGGACCAGCAGAGTCTTCTGGAGTTACTAAGAGTCGGGGAAGCTAATCGGATTGCTGCTAACACAAAGTTGAATACAGAATCTTCCCGTAGTCACGCTATTCTCATG GTACATATTAAGAGGTCTGTCATGGATAATGAAGATATCGAATCTAGTGAAAATGGTGGTGATACACCAAACTTTATTACTAAACCTTCAAAACCACTTGTTAGGAAGAGCAAGCTAGTTGTGGTGGATTTAGCTGGTTCAGAGCGTGTCCATAAGTCAG GAAGTGAAGGACACATGCTAGAAGAAGCCAAATCAATCAACCTTTCACTTAGTTCACTGGGAAAGTGCATTAATGCTCTAGCAGAGAACAGTGCTCATGTTCCATTTCGTGATTCAAAGCTTACCAGGATGCTTCGAGATTCTTTTGGAG GCACAGCAAGGACATCATTGATTGTGACCATTGGCCCATCTCCACGTCACCGAGGAGAGACTTCTAGCACCATATTATTTGGCCAAAGG GCTATGAAAGTTGAAAATATGCTGAAAATTAAGGAGGAGTTTGATTATAAAAGCTTGTCTCGAAAGCTTGAGGTGCAGTTGGATAAGCTTATTGCAGAAAATGAAAGGCAGCAAAAAGCTTTTGATGACGAAGTTGAAAAAATAAACTTGGAAGCACAATGTCGTATTGCTGAGGTTGAGAGGAATTTTGCAGATGCATTAGAG AAAGAGAGATTGAAATGCCAGATGGAGTACATGGAATTGGTAAAGGAGCTGGAGCAGAAATTAGTGTTAAATCAAGAAAGACATGACTGTAATCGTTTTGTGGCTGATCGTGGCgag GGACCTGCATCATCTTCTGCAGATGTGTCTGAGCTCAAAATGTtgcttgaaaaagaaaataagcaaAGAAAGGCAGCTGAAGAAGAGTTAGAACGTCTAAAAGGTCAGCTGGGTAAACATACCCGATCAGAG GGAGGAGAGGATCTGGAGGTTATTAAGCTGCGCAACTTCCTTGAGGATGAGGCTAATCAGAAAAAGAAGCTTGAAGAAGagataataatattaagaaGTCAATTATTGCAATTGAACTTTGAAGCTGACCAG ATGAGAAGGTGTTTGGAAAGTGGTAGCTCAGGGAGCTCATTTCCCTccattgatccttccatgacaCATGTTAGGCATTCCCAGCTCAAAGACACTGGGAATGGTCCAAAGTCTTCAGTCACTACTCTCTTTGAGCAAG TTGGATTGCAAAAGATTTTATCATTGCTGGAGTCAGATGATGCCAATATGCGAATTCATGCTGTGAAAGTGGTGGCCAACCTAGCAGCTGAAG AGGCTAATCAAAAAAGAATTGTGGAATCTGGTGGTCTCACTTCCTTATTGATGCTTCTTAGAAGATACGAGGATGAGACTGTTCGCCGAGTGGCAGCTGGGGCAATTGCCAATCTTGCTATGAATG AAGCAAACCAAGAACTTATCATGGCAGAAGGAGGAATAACTCTCTTATCAATGACAGCGTCTGATGCTGAAGATCCACAAACTCTTCGAATGGTTGCTGGGGCAATCGCTAACCTTTGTGGAAATG ATAAAATATTGATGAAGCTGAGATCTCAAGGAGGTATCAAGGCTTTACTAGGAATAGTTAGATGTGGGCATCCCGATGTTCTATCCCAAGTCGCACGAGGAATAGCTAACTTCGCAAAATGCGAATCTCGATCATCTAATCAAG GGATAAAAAGTGGTCGATCTTTCTTGATAGAAGATGGTGCACTACCTTGGATAGTACAAAATGCTAATAACGAGGCTGCACCCATCAGGCGTCATATTGAGCTTGCGCTCTGCCACTTGGCACAACATG AAGTGAATGCAAAAGACATGATTAGCGGAGGAGCTCTTTGGGAGCTTGTCCGGATTTCAAGGGATTGTTCACGAGAGGACATTCGCAGTCTTGCTCGCCGGACTCTCAGTTCTATCCCGACATTCAAATCTGAACTGCGACGACTGCGGATAGAATGTTGA